A single genomic interval of Halomonas sp. GT harbors:
- the trmA gene encoding tRNA (uridine(54)-C5)-methyltransferase TrmA, protein MAIPTVEPERYAEQLAEKQAYVEKTFAAFTTPTLEVYPSPPSHYRQRCEFRIWHEDDDLFYAMFEVDSDNPKNKRVVRLDQFPIASEHINALMPRLREAFLASDELRRRLFQVEFLTTLSGEALVTLIYHRPLGEAWEAEARALEETLGIMIIGRSRKQRWVLTRDHVWERLTVDGRELVYQQVENSFTQPNAHICQTMLSWAKEATAGRQDEDLVELYCGNGNFTIALADNFRRVLATEISRTSVASANVNLDANGVTNAQVARMSAEEFALALKGEKTGRRVTEMGLDAYEFSTVLVDPPRAGLDAESCHQISEYAQIVYISCNPATLAENLTILTQTHHIKRFALFDQFPFTDHCECGVLLTRKSIE, encoded by the coding sequence TTGGCGATCCCCACTGTAGAACCAGAACGCTACGCCGAACAACTCGCTGAAAAGCAAGCCTACGTGGAGAAGACCTTTGCAGCGTTCACCACGCCCACGCTAGAAGTCTACCCCTCACCGCCAAGCCACTATCGGCAACGCTGCGAATTTCGCATCTGGCATGAAGATGATGACCTCTTCTACGCCATGTTTGAGGTCGATTCGGATAATCCTAAAAACAAGCGTGTCGTGCGTTTGGATCAGTTCCCCATCGCCAGTGAGCATATTAATGCGCTGATGCCGCGTCTGCGAGAAGCGTTTCTTGCCAGCGATGAACTTCGCCGCCGCTTATTTCAAGTTGAGTTTTTAACCACCTTATCTGGCGAAGCCTTGGTAACGCTGATCTACCACCGCCCGCTAGGCGAGGCCTGGGAAGCCGAAGCGCGCGCACTGGAGGAGACGCTTGGCATCATGATTATTGGCCGCTCTCGCAAGCAGCGATGGGTGTTAACCCGAGATCATGTTTGGGAGCGCTTAACAGTTGATGGACGTGAGCTGGTGTACCAGCAGGTCGAAAACAGTTTTACGCAGCCGAATGCGCATATCTGCCAGACCATGCTTAGCTGGGCCAAGGAGGCCACCGCCGGACGGCAAGATGAAGACTTGGTGGAGCTTTACTGTGGTAACGGTAATTTTACGATTGCGTTAGCGGATAACTTTCGCCGCGTTTTGGCGACTGAAATTTCGCGCACCTCGGTTGCTAGCGCTAACGTCAATCTGGACGCTAACGGTGTGACCAATGCGCAGGTAGCAAGAATGTCTGCTGAAGAGTTCGCATTGGCGCTGAAAGGCGAGAAAACAGGCCGCCGAGTGACAGAGATGGGATTGGACGCGTATGAGTTTTCCACTGTACTAGTCGACCCACCACGAGCAGGGCTGGACGCCGAAAGTTGTCACCAGATCAGCGAATACGCTCAAATCGTCTATATTTCATGCAATCCGGCAACGCTAGCCGAAAACTTAACCATACTGACTCAAACGCATCACATTAAACGGTTCGCGCTTTTTGATCAGTTTCCGTTTACCGATCATTGTGAATGCGGTGTATTGCTCACAAGGAAGAGCATAGAGTAA
- a CDS encoding DNA translocase FtsK, translated as MKVNKAVDKRTQRNSRQPSSTASTGRVKAAKDKARRFGLRLQGSAREGVVVVLLALCVFLLLALFSYDPADPGWSYQGPETDVQNWMGPVGAWLADVLYSLLGASALWWPGMFGYAAWWLMRSRQVRFEIDPVAIAVHSGGLVLLIFGTTMLGALHFYHPDSILPYASGGILGEGLVSTLKPLVSSGGVGLISAALILIGFPLFSGMSWLQVADELGRRLCKVGSWFSARRAKGREKRSQRAAVRAAAKAASQKVKEKPLTEFKAAKQESDSQPPSPKESSHQQAPAQESSRVRREPSFSTTTDTSIPWAAAAFSGALPEEEMPKRVSSTAPEQPAPEMDALHDVPLAEPDNQPLTSATATEERREAKIEPKTEVKTEPKIEPVVNNDVEKVAEDAVEDAEEKLPSAPREDAFAVRIKDESSEPTPSVPLSAREAEPTFDRPARDELAGEKAASYSAPSFQPAETQPFTSSADVSRDETEHQATSQAMPYAAYEIKQHDAAKQGDDVEREMAPVSTSMPEPEHTPAITPRDAGDSRPVHATPPEPRSERVPEVVPEPVWDDEEDDLPVARPAATAVRQEPTLHDSDVPRAEVPRTEVSKVGAPQVESSETVDSNDMSADEASSEEKESDNGPTLWTVEHLQSQRPAFETFDEPEGDVPSLQLLTPPEPHEPNYTDEQLADMAELLEVRLREYGVKAEVVDTWPGPVITRFEIKPAAGVKVSKISNLAKDLARSLMVKSVRVVEVIPGRPTVGIEIPNPHRAMIRLREVIDSDRYQQESSPLTMALGQDIGGGPVVANLGKMPHLLVAGTTGSGKSVGVNAMLISMLLKATPDELKLIMVDPKMLELSVYDGIPHLLAPVVTDMKEAANSLRWCVAEMERRYKLMAAMGVRNIAGFNGRLDEAESAGAQVADPLWEPQPWEMHQTPPILEKLPYIVVVIDEFADMFMIVGKKVEELIARLAQKARAAGIHLILATQRPSVDVVTGLIKANIPSRMAFQVSSRIDSRTILDQGGAESLLGHGDMLYLPAGSGPPNRIHGAFVDDDEVHRVVDDWKRRGAPEYIEEILSGGVTADALTGLEAEGVDGDDAEQDALYDEAVQFVTETRKASISAVQRRFKIGYNRAARLVEAMEGAGVVTSMGSNGAREVLAPPPIGH; from the coding sequence TTGAAAGTAAATAAGGCGGTAGACAAGCGAACGCAACGTAACTCGCGTCAACCATCATCAACGGCCTCAACTGGGCGAGTTAAAGCCGCTAAGGATAAAGCTCGTCGGTTTGGGCTGCGCTTACAGGGCTCGGCTCGCGAAGGCGTGGTCGTGGTGCTGCTTGCGCTATGCGTATTTTTGTTATTAGCACTGTTTAGTTATGATCCTGCCGACCCTGGCTGGTCTTATCAAGGGCCGGAAACAGACGTTCAAAATTGGATGGGGCCTGTCGGCGCTTGGCTTGCGGATGTACTTTATTCGCTGCTAGGCGCAAGCGCCTTGTGGTGGCCGGGAATGTTTGGGTATGCAGCCTGGTGGCTAATGAGATCTCGCCAAGTACGGTTTGAGATTGATCCGGTAGCGATTGCTGTACACAGCGGCGGATTAGTGCTGCTGATCTTTGGCACGACGATGCTGGGGGCACTCCATTTTTATCATCCTGACAGCATTTTGCCTTACGCTTCTGGCGGTATATTGGGCGAAGGGTTAGTAAGCACCCTGAAGCCACTGGTTAGTAGTGGTGGCGTTGGGCTTATTTCTGCCGCGCTAATATTGATTGGTTTTCCGCTGTTTAGCGGCATGTCGTGGTTACAGGTGGCTGATGAGCTTGGTCGTCGTCTATGTAAAGTAGGGAGCTGGTTCAGCGCTCGGCGCGCTAAAGGGCGTGAGAAGCGTTCCCAGCGTGCTGCTGTGCGTGCCGCAGCGAAAGCTGCGTCTCAGAAAGTAAAAGAGAAGCCTCTTACTGAATTCAAAGCAGCTAAGCAAGAGAGTGACTCGCAACCTCCAAGTCCAAAAGAGAGTAGTCACCAGCAAGCACCCGCCCAAGAAAGCAGCCGCGTACGTCGTGAGCCTAGTTTTTCAACGACGACAGATACCTCAATTCCATGGGCAGCTGCTGCATTTTCAGGTGCGTTGCCTGAGGAAGAGATGCCCAAGCGTGTATCCTCAACTGCGCCTGAGCAGCCTGCTCCTGAGATGGATGCGCTTCATGATGTTCCGTTGGCTGAGCCTGACAATCAGCCTTTAACGTCTGCCACCGCGACTGAAGAGCGACGTGAAGCCAAAATAGAGCCCAAAACAGAAGTTAAAACAGAGCCTAAAATAGAGCCTGTTGTGAACAACGATGTGGAAAAGGTTGCGGAAGACGCTGTAGAAGACGCCGAGGAAAAATTGCCCAGCGCGCCTCGCGAGGATGCTTTTGCGGTGCGTATCAAGGATGAAAGCAGCGAGCCAACACCTTCAGTACCGCTCTCCGCGAGAGAGGCAGAGCCAACGTTCGATCGGCCGGCGCGTGATGAGCTAGCCGGTGAAAAAGCGGCTTCTTATTCTGCGCCTAGTTTCCAGCCAGCAGAAACGCAGCCATTTACTTCATCGGCAGACGTATCACGCGATGAAACAGAGCATCAAGCTACGTCTCAGGCGATGCCTTATGCAGCGTATGAAATAAAACAGCATGATGCAGCTAAGCAAGGCGACGACGTTGAACGCGAGATGGCGCCTGTTTCTACCAGCATGCCGGAACCCGAGCATACGCCCGCAATCACACCGCGAGATGCTGGTGACTCTCGCCCTGTACATGCGACGCCCCCTGAGCCTCGTTCCGAACGAGTACCTGAAGTCGTGCCAGAGCCAGTATGGGATGATGAGGAAGATGATCTCCCTGTCGCACGGCCAGCCGCTACTGCCGTGCGCCAAGAGCCAACGTTACATGATTCTGACGTACCCAGGGCAGAAGTACCTAGGACAGAGGTCTCCAAGGTTGGGGCTCCCCAAGTTGAGTCTTCTGAGACGGTGGATTCAAATGACATGTCTGCCGACGAGGCGTCTTCTGAGGAAAAAGAATCTGACAATGGGCCTACTCTGTGGACCGTTGAGCATCTGCAGAGCCAGCGTCCAGCGTTTGAAACATTTGATGAGCCAGAAGGGGATGTGCCCAGTCTCCAACTGCTGACGCCTCCAGAGCCGCATGAGCCAAATTACACGGACGAGCAGCTTGCTGATATGGCGGAGCTCTTGGAAGTGCGGCTGCGTGAGTATGGTGTTAAAGCAGAAGTCGTTGATACATGGCCTGGTCCAGTTATCACTCGGTTTGAAATTAAACCGGCGGCTGGGGTGAAAGTTTCTAAAATCAGTAACCTTGCCAAAGATCTAGCACGCTCGTTAATGGTCAAGAGTGTACGTGTGGTTGAAGTAATTCCTGGACGCCCAACGGTTGGCATTGAAATACCTAACCCCCATAGAGCGATGATTCGTCTGCGCGAAGTCATTGACTCTGACCGCTATCAACAGGAAAGCTCGCCACTGACCATGGCGTTGGGTCAAGACATTGGCGGCGGGCCCGTTGTCGCTAATCTAGGTAAGATGCCCCATCTTCTGGTTGCGGGTACGACGGGGTCTGGTAAGTCAGTGGGTGTTAATGCCATGCTGATTTCCATGCTGCTAAAAGCGACCCCAGATGAGCTGAAGCTGATCATGGTTGACCCAAAAATGCTGGAGCTGTCAGTCTACGATGGCATTCCACACCTTTTGGCTCCCGTGGTCACGGATATGAAAGAAGCTGCAAATAGTCTGCGCTGGTGTGTTGCGGAGATGGAGCGCCGCTACAAATTAATGGCGGCAATGGGGGTGCGTAACATTGCAGGCTTTAATGGCCGTTTAGATGAGGCTGAGAGTGCCGGCGCACAAGTTGCCGACCCGCTTTGGGAGCCACAGCCATGGGAAATGCATCAAACGCCGCCAATCCTTGAAAAACTGCCCTATATCGTGGTGGTGATCGACGAATTCGCCGACATGTTTATGATCGTCGGGAAGAAAGTTGAAGAGCTCATTGCTCGCTTGGCGCAAAAGGCGCGTGCAGCGGGAATTCACTTGATTTTGGCTACTCAGCGTCCCTCCGTTGATGTGGTGACAGGGCTGATTAAAGCGAATATTCCGTCGCGAATGGCCTTCCAGGTATCGTCGCGGATTGATTCGCGTACCATTCTAGATCAGGGGGGGGCTGAGAGCCTGCTTGGCCATGGTGATATGCTTTACTTACCCGCTGGCTCAGGGCCGCCTAACAGGATTCATGGTGCGTTTGTAGACGATGACGAAGTGCACCGGGTCGTGGATGATTGGAAACGACGTGGCGCGCCTGAGTACATTGAAGAGATTTTGTCAGGCGGTGTGACTGCCGATGCGCTGACAGGGCTTGAGGCTGAGGGCGTAGATGGTGATGATGCAGAGCAGGATGCGCTTTACGATGAGGCGGTTCAGTTTGTTACCGAAACGCGTAAAGCGTCTATATCTGCCGTTCAGCGTCGCTTCAAAATCGGCTATAACCGCGCTGCACGTTTAGTAGAGGCAATGGAAGGTGCCGGTGTGGTTACCTCTATGGGGTCTAACGGTGCCCGTGAAGTACTGGCTCCGCCACCGATAGGTCACTGA
- the infA gene encoding translation initiation factor IF-1, which translates to MAREDHIEMEGVIVDTLPNTMFRVELENGHVVTAHISGKMRKNYIRILTGDKVKVELTPYDLSKGRIVYRSR; encoded by the coding sequence ATGGCACGCGAAGATCATATTGAAATGGAAGGCGTTATTGTTGATACCCTTCCCAACACCATGTTCCGTGTTGAGCTGGAAAACGGCCACGTCGTGACCGCTCATATTTCAGGCAAGATGCGCAAAAACTACATCCGCATCCTGACAGGTGACAAGGTAAAAGTAGAGCTGACGCCCTACGATCTGTCAAAAGGCCGTATTGTTTATCGCTCGCGCTAA
- a CDS encoding replication-associated recombination protein A, whose translation MDLFDRASVTTSEDVPLAYRMRPLTLNDYVGQQALVGPEKPLRRMAESGIVRSMILWGPPGVGKTTLAELLARASGAHLEHLSAVMAGVKEIRSAVERAQQRTSPTLLFLDEIHRLNKSQQDALLPHVESGLLTLIGATTENPSFEVNSALLSRARVYVLKPLSHDELLRVLSQALSDTEHGLGKRRIELEEGVLDALAHASAGDARRALGLLETACDFTEQHGDKEVLQKAVLADVVGYQSSAFDKQGDAYYDLLSALHKSIRSSRPDSALLYMARFLQGGGDPLDIVRRLTAIASEDVGNADPRALPLVIAAWDAYLRLGDYEGQRAIAHAAIHLAVAPKSNRIDRAWKAAQQFVQQQPQLEVPSYLRNAPTKLMEQLGHGQGYRYAHDETYGYPAGSAHDCWPDDLPKTRFYEPSDFGQEKRFGEIMAWREHQDLEADQAP comes from the coding sequence ATGGATCTTTTTGACCGCGCGTCCGTTACCACGAGCGAAGACGTGCCCCTTGCCTACCGTATGCGCCCACTAACCCTTAACGATTATGTCGGCCAGCAAGCATTAGTTGGGCCTGAAAAACCCCTACGTCGAATGGCAGAGTCTGGGATAGTACGCTCAATGATTTTATGGGGGCCACCCGGCGTGGGGAAAACTACGCTAGCGGAGTTACTAGCACGTGCTTCTGGCGCACATCTTGAGCATTTAAGCGCTGTCATGGCCGGTGTTAAAGAAATTCGTTCAGCAGTAGAGCGAGCCCAACAACGCACATCGCCTACACTTCTATTTTTAGATGAAATCCACCGTCTGAACAAGAGCCAACAGGACGCGTTGCTGCCCCATGTGGAGTCGGGCCTGCTAACACTGATCGGTGCAACAACGGAAAACCCCTCTTTTGAGGTGAACTCGGCGCTACTTTCTCGTGCTCGGGTCTATGTGCTTAAACCGCTGAGCCATGACGAACTTCTCCGGGTGTTATCCCAGGCGTTAAGCGACACAGAGCATGGCCTGGGGAAGCGACGCATCGAGTTGGAAGAGGGAGTATTAGATGCACTTGCTCATGCCAGTGCTGGCGACGCACGTCGCGCGTTGGGGCTACTAGAAACAGCTTGCGACTTTACTGAGCAGCATGGTGATAAAGAGGTGCTACAAAAAGCGGTGTTAGCCGACGTGGTAGGTTATCAATCAAGCGCCTTTGATAAGCAAGGTGACGCTTATTACGATTTATTATCAGCACTTCATAAATCAATTCGCTCATCACGTCCTGATTCAGCCCTGCTGTATATGGCACGCTTTTTACAGGGCGGCGGCGACCCGCTTGATATTGTGCGCCGCTTAACGGCGATTGCCTCAGAAGATGTAGGAAATGCTGACCCGCGAGCACTGCCCCTGGTCATTGCTGCCTGGGATGCCTATTTACGTTTAGGCGATTATGAGGGCCAGCGAGCGATTGCTCACGCTGCTATTCATTTAGCGGTTGCTCCAAAAAGTAATCGTATCGACCGTGCCTGGAAGGCTGCACAGCAGTTTGTGCAGCAGCAACCACAATTGGAAGTACCCAGCTATCTTCGTAACGCCCCCACCAAATTGATGGAGCAGTTAGGACATGGCCAAGGTTATCGCTACGCGCACGATGAAACCTATGGCTACCCTGCTGGCAGCGCTCATGACTGTTGGCCTGACGACTTACCTAAAACACGATTTTATGAACCGAGCGATTTTGGTCAGGAGAAACGCTTTGGTGAGATCATGGCGTGGCGGGAACATCAGGACCTAGAAGCAGATCAGGCACCCTAA
- a CDS encoding hemerythrin domain-containing protein codes for MLNQLRLDHANMARMLHVLQLKQKTLVSGERPDFQLMREVVDYILSYMDGFASPLEKICVERLQEQAPEHLPLMEQMASDYRKLKPRLSRLSNDIDMILMDNVLPMDRFAEALKAYLDAHRAYLRHEREGLFPLIDKHFSEEDMEELRQALPEGAEKELERLQQAYPELYAELRGAEVPSM; via the coding sequence ATGTTAAACCAACTGCGTCTAGATCATGCCAACATGGCGCGAATGCTCCATGTATTGCAGCTAAAACAAAAAACACTCGTGAGCGGTGAACGGCCCGACTTCCAGTTGATGCGTGAGGTGGTGGACTACATTTTGTCTTATATGGATGGTTTTGCTTCTCCACTGGAAAAGATTTGCGTGGAACGTTTGCAAGAGCAGGCTCCTGAGCACCTTCCATTGATGGAGCAAATGGCCAGTGACTATCGAAAATTAAAGCCGCGCCTGTCCCGTTTATCCAATGATATCGACATGATTCTAATGGATAACGTGCTACCAATGGATCGCTTTGCAGAGGCGTTAAAAGCGTACCTTGATGCACATCGTGCCTACCTTCGCCATGAGAGAGAGGGTCTGTTCCCGTTGATAGATAAGCATTTCAGCGAAGAGGATATGGAGGAGCTTCGTCAAGCGTTACCTGAGGGAGCTGAAAAAGAGCTAGAGCGCCTACAGCAAGCGTACCCCGAACTTTATGCTGAGTTGCGTGGTGCCGAGGTGCCATCAATGTAG
- the lolA gene encoding outer membrane lipoprotein chaperone LolA yields the protein MRDTHTRRSSSLALAASALGLAFAAPIAWANDAAERLTERLDPLENYQATFEQQILDGGGERLQSARGEMWLSRPGMLRWEVEAPYTQVVVSDGDDVYLYDPDLEQVTIQAMDDRVTHTPALLLSGSANDLTASYDVFHEQQDGDDVFTLIPVSADTLFEELSMVFDDQTLTELWMMDSTGQRTAITFSDITRNGSIDRSLFKFDIPDGTDVIREEL from the coding sequence ATGCGCGATACACATACTCGACGCTCATCATCGTTGGCGTTAGCAGCCAGCGCGCTAGGGTTAGCCTTTGCAGCGCCTATTGCGTGGGCAAACGACGCCGCAGAGCGTCTTACTGAGCGGCTTGATCCGTTAGAGAACTATCAAGCGACGTTTGAACAGCAGATTTTAGACGGTGGTGGCGAGCGCTTACAAAGCGCACGTGGGGAAATGTGGCTCTCGCGTCCTGGTATGCTCCGTTGGGAAGTAGAGGCACCTTATACGCAAGTCGTCGTCTCAGATGGCGACGATGTTTATCTCTATGACCCTGATCTTGAGCAAGTCACCATTCAAGCGATGGATGATCGGGTTACACATACTCCGGCGCTATTGCTTTCGGGAAGTGCAAACGATTTAACTGCTAGCTATGACGTATTTCATGAGCAGCAGGACGGTGACGATGTGTTTACGCTGATTCCTGTCTCAGCAGATACGCTATTCGAAGAGCTGAGCATGGTCTTCGACGATCAAACCTTAACTGAACTGTGGATGATGGACAGTACTGGTCAGCGTACCGCGATTACGTTTAGCGACATTACCCGAAACGGTAGTATTGACCGCAGCTTATTCAAATTTGATATTCCTGATGGCACTGATGTTATCCGCGAAGAGTTGTAA
- the murI gene encoding glutamate racemase → MSGPVLLFDSGVGGLSVAHALRQHYPHLAMCYASDNAWLPYGLRDDVMLSGRIVSVCKAAVDACQASVLVVACNTASTLALEGLRATLDIPVVGTVPAIKPAALSSQTRHIGLLATTATVNRSYTQTLIDSFASDCVVTKVAVDALVTEAEAWLSGAAINDQRLNLALTPLWQATQATPALDTVVLGCTHFPLLKTELIRLSPVPLVWVDSGDAIARRVGQVAPTLANSSQDGRCFTTAPASQLTKGFARFGFHSPQRLTIPNAV, encoded by the coding sequence ATGTCAGGGCCTGTGCTACTGTTTGATTCAGGTGTGGGCGGACTTTCTGTTGCCCATGCCCTTCGCCAGCATTATCCGCATCTGGCAATGTGTTATGCCAGTGATAACGCGTGGCTGCCCTATGGTCTGCGCGATGATGTGATGCTCTCAGGGCGTATTGTCTCGGTATGTAAAGCGGCAGTAGATGCCTGCCAAGCGAGTGTCTTGGTCGTTGCCTGTAATACCGCTAGCACGCTAGCGTTAGAAGGGTTGCGTGCAACGTTAGATATTCCTGTCGTTGGAACAGTACCTGCTATCAAGCCCGCTGCGTTGAGTAGTCAGACACGTCATATTGGCTTGCTCGCCACAACGGCGACCGTCAATAGGTCATATACTCAGACGTTGATTGATAGCTTCGCGAGTGACTGTGTGGTCACCAAGGTGGCGGTAGATGCACTCGTCACAGAAGCAGAAGCGTGGCTATCAGGCGCGGCGATTAACGACCAGCGCTTAAACCTTGCGCTAACACCTTTATGGCAGGCTACCCAAGCTACCCCGGCACTCGATACGGTTGTGCTGGGGTGTACCCATTTTCCGCTATTGAAAACTGAGCTAATCCGGCTGTCGCCGGTGCCGCTGGTGTGGGTGGATTCTGGCGATGCAATTGCTCGTCGGGTGGGGCAAGTGGCACCTACTCTTGCAAACAGCTCCCAAGATGGGCGTTGCTTCACGACAGCGCCAGCGTCGCAACTCACTAAAGGGTTCGCACGCTTTGGTTTTCACTCGCCACAACGTTTAACGATTCCTAACGCGGTGTAG
- a CDS encoding arginyltransferase produces MSSNAPRRPVRDLRFFLTVPHACSYLPGKEATTLFLDPQESPVPGVYDSLSLLGFRRSGRHLYRPHCEGCDACRSVRIPISDFSANRTQRKIRRLNADISTRVVPARYETEHYALYADYIRLRHADGDMYPPSREQYRTFLTLEEPYAHLLEMRLNGKLVAVAAYDQLEHGLSAIYTFFSVDKTLEKRSLGTFAILKLIELCSEKSLPHLYLGYWIEECRKMRYKRAFTPIEVLDGRHWRPLIC; encoded by the coding sequence GTGAGTAGTAACGCTCCTCGCCGCCCCGTGCGGGATTTGCGCTTCTTCCTAACCGTTCCTCATGCCTGCAGCTACCTTCCTGGCAAAGAGGCAACCACTCTGTTTCTGGATCCCCAGGAGTCTCCTGTTCCCGGCGTTTATGACTCACTTTCATTGCTAGGTTTTCGTCGCAGCGGTCGCCATCTATACCGCCCTCACTGCGAGGGGTGCGATGCCTGTCGTTCAGTACGCATTCCTATCAGCGACTTTAGCGCTAATCGTACTCAACGCAAAATCCGGCGACTCAATGCCGATATTTCTACACGCGTAGTGCCTGCACGTTATGAGACAGAGCATTATGCACTCTACGCAGATTATATCCGCTTACGCCACGCCGATGGAGACATGTATCCCCCGAGCCGGGAGCAGTACCGTACCTTTTTAACGCTTGAAGAGCCCTATGCGCATCTTTTAGAAATGCGCCTGAATGGAAAACTCGTCGCAGTAGCAGCATATGATCAACTTGAGCATGGGCTATCGGCTATTTATACGTTTTTCAGTGTCGATAAGACCCTGGAAAAGCGATCATTGGGAACGTTTGCTATTCTCAAGCTTATTGAATTATGCAGTGAAAAATCGCTTCCCCACTTGTACCTTGGTTATTGGATTGAGGAGTGCCGCAAGATGCGTTACAAGCGCGCATTCACTCCCATAGAGGTGCTCGATGGGCGACATTGGCGGCCTTTAATTTGCTAA
- the aat gene encoding leucyl/phenylalanyl-tRNA--protein transferase, which yields MLPWLSSPQPIFPSTDLALDSPNGLLAAGGELSPHWLIHAYRKGIFPWYSDDEPILWWSPNPRMVLLPEHFKRRRSLVKRLRHGGFIVTLDQQFENIVKACAAPRLGEPGTWINQDMRAAYQRLHELGIAHSIEVHLEGQLVGGLYGLAMGPIFFGESMFSRVPDASKVALAHLAHAMQHHEGKLIDCQMHTPHLASLGATTVARKTFINYLEKWLPNKAFNLTNMINEAPTVPGSPWLGAIASSHHPEW from the coding sequence ATGCTACCTTGGCTTTCATCGCCACAGCCTATCTTTCCTTCTACCGACCTTGCACTAGACTCACCAAACGGCCTTCTTGCCGCGGGCGGAGAGCTCTCCCCACACTGGTTAATCCACGCTTACCGGAAAGGTATTTTTCCATGGTATAGCGATGATGAGCCAATTTTGTGGTGGAGCCCCAACCCACGTATGGTATTACTACCAGAACATTTTAAACGACGTCGTAGTCTTGTTAAGCGATTGCGCCATGGTGGCTTTATCGTCACCCTGGATCAACAGTTTGAAAACATTGTTAAAGCATGCGCTGCACCACGCCTTGGAGAACCCGGCACCTGGATCAATCAAGATATGCGTGCCGCTTATCAACGACTACACGAGCTAGGCATAGCACATAGCATTGAAGTACACCTTGAAGGCCAACTGGTTGGCGGACTTTATGGATTAGCAATGGGGCCTATTTTCTTTGGTGAATCGATGTTTTCGAGAGTGCCCGATGCTTCCAAAGTAGCCCTTGCCCACTTAGCCCATGCTATGCAGCACCATGAAGGTAAACTTATTGATTGCCAGATGCATACACCTCACTTGGCAAGCCTTGGTGCGACAACAGTCGCTCGTAAGACGTTCATCAACTATCTTGAAAAGTGGTTGCCTAACAAGGCATTTAACTTAACGAATATGATTAATGAAGCGCCTACTGTACCTGGATCACCGTGGCTTGGTGCTATTGCCTCGTCCCACCACCCAGAATGGTAA